The following are encoded together in the Mycteria americana isolate JAX WOST 10 ecotype Jacksonville Zoo and Gardens chromosome 2, USCA_MyAme_1.0, whole genome shotgun sequence genome:
- the COXFA4 gene encoding cytochrome c oxidase subunit NDUFA4, whose translation MFRVMVSHARKHPSLIPLFLIIGSGGVGAALYLMRLAVFNPDVCWDKKNNPEPWNKLSPSDQYKFYSVNVDYSRLKKDRPDF comes from the exons ATGTTTCGCGTTATGGTCAGCCACGCCAGGAAGCACCCCAGC ttgATTCCTCTGTTTTTGATCATTGGATCTGGAGGTGTTGGTGCAGCCCTGTATCTCATGCGTTTGGCAGTGTTCAACCCTGATGTCTG CTGGgataagaaaaataatccagaacCTTGGAACAAACTGTCTCCCAGTGACCAGtacaag TTCTACTCGGTTAATGTAGACTACAGTAGACTGAAAAAGGACCGTCCTGACTTCTGA